ACAAGGTTTTGCACCAGGTTTTTAGCCTTGCAGTGCCACTTAGGCGCTATGAGCCGAGCTCATGGCCGGGTAATCGATATACCCCTGCGCACCCGGTGCATAGAACGTGTCTTTATCCGGCACATTAAGTTCGGCGCCTGTGCGAAAACGCTCGGGCAGGTCGGGGTTGGCGAGGAATGCGTTGCCAAACACCACTGCGTCGGCCCGGCCCTCCGCGATCAGGGATTCGGCGGAGCGTTGATCGAGCCCGCCACCGATCAGGTAGCTGCCATTGAACAGTGGGCGCAACAAGGCGTGGTAATCGATGCTGGCGCCGAACAGGGCAACGTGCAGATACGCGAGATTCAGCCCGCGCAATTGCTCGACCAGATGGGTGTAGGTTTCTTGCGGGTTGGCATCGACGATGTCGTTGAAGTTCATTTCAGGGGAGAGCTTGATGCCGACGCGATCACTGCCAATTTCCGTCGCTATGGCGTTCAGCACCTGCAGTACAAAGCGAGCACGGTTTTCAACCGATCCACCGTACTCATCCGTGCGCTGATTGCTGCCCGTCGAGAGAAACTGTTCAGGCAGATACCCCGACGCGCCATGCAGCTCGACACCATCGAAACCGGCTTCGATGGCCAGGCGTGCGGCCTGACGGTAACCCTCGATGACCGCGGCAATCTCGATCACGCTCAGCGCGTGTGGGGTGACGAAGTCCTGCAGGCCTGTGGCTGTCCAGGTCTGGCCGGCGGGTTTGATCGCGGAGGGGGCCTGTGGCAGGGCGCCGTCAGGCAACAGCGAAGGGTGCGAAATACGTCCGCAATGCATCAGCTGCATGAAGATTCGACCGCCGCGAGCATGTACGGCATCGCAAACCTGCTTCCAGGCGGCCACTTGCTCGGCGGTTTCGATACCGGGGGTGCGCACGTAACCCTGGCCAAGGGCTACAGGGAACACCCCTTCAGAGATAATCAGCCCGGCACCGGCGCGCTGCGCGTAGTAAGTCGGCACCAGCTCGGTAGGTACCCCTGCGTCATTGGAACGCGAACGCGTCATCGGGGCCATGACCATGCGATTGGACAGTGTAAGACGACCGATCTGGACTTGAGCAAAAAGCGAATGCATTGCGGTACTCCTCAGGAAACGATGTGGCTATCATTGATCAATCCGAATTCGGGATAAATCCGGTAAAACAGAATTGACTGATCCACTGATGGAGCAATGACATTGGAGTTTCTCAACGACATGGCGCTGTTCGTCGAAGTCGTGAAGGCGCGCAGCTTTCGCCGTGCGGCCGAGGCGATGGGGATGCCGAACTCAACGCTGTCACGCCGGATAAGTGGCCTCGAGAAGGAAATCGGGCTAAGGCTTTTACATCGCACCACGCGCAAAATCGAGCTGACCGAGGCGG
The window above is part of the Pseudomonas sp. B21-048 genome. Proteins encoded here:
- a CDS encoding alkene reductase; this translates as MHSLFAQVQIGRLTLSNRMVMAPMTRSRSNDAGVPTELVPTYYAQRAGAGLIISEGVFPVALGQGYVRTPGIETAEQVAAWKQVCDAVHARGGRIFMQLMHCGRISHPSLLPDGALPQAPSAIKPAGQTWTATGLQDFVTPHALSVIEIAAVIEGYRQAARLAIEAGFDGVELHGASGYLPEQFLSTGSNQRTDEYGGSVENRARFVLQVLNAIATEIGSDRVGIKLSPEMNFNDIVDANPQETYTHLVEQLRGLNLAYLHVALFGASIDYHALLRPLFNGSYLIGGGLDQRSAESLIAEGRADAVVFGNAFLANPDLPERFRTGAELNVPDKDTFYAPGAQGYIDYPAMSSAHSA